From the genome of Acidobacteriota bacterium, one region includes:
- a CDS encoding transposase produces the protein EGIINKIKVIKRKAYGYHDLEYFSLVVKNAFAHIN, from the coding sequence TGGAAGGAATCATCAATAAGATCAAGGTCATCAAACGAAAGGCTTACGGGTATCATGATCTTGAATATTTTTCTTTAGTTGTTAAAAATGCTTTTGCTCATATCAACTAA